TCTGGAAAATTAATGAAGATTTGACTATGATTTTGTGAAGATTGGCTGAAGAAGCAACAAACAATGATCCATGGGGGCCTGATGCTAGAACAATGACTAAGATATCTGAGGCATCTTTTAACATGAATGATTATTGGAGAATTGTTTATGTTCTACACAAAAGGTAAAGCAACAATTTGGTTAAGTTACAATTTAgagataataatttatattataaaaattttcaattatttgaattttttttttttacttatcaAATAagagattacatcaaattcaattaaaatcaaataagaaaataTTGTTAtcaatttttttcgaattttttatAGTACCATAATCAATATGGTGTAGGTTGGATCATATTGATTGGAAGCATTGGAGACAATCGTACAAAACATTGACACTCCTTGAGTTCTTACTAACTCATGGCCCTACAACTATTGCTGAAGAATTTCTTTGTGATACTGGGGTTATTGAAGAGCTTGGAACTTTTACACATGTTGATGAGAATGGGTACACTTTGATTCTTATCAACTTCTTTTTGGATTTTGTATTTAGATTAAGTAACCTGAATATTGagctaaatttaaaaatcaactACATCAATTTGATTctagttaatttaattataaagtcAATAATCTAAATTCAAACTTGTAATTAAGTTAAACCCAAAATTATTCGAACTTGAAGTAGGGGTGAAGTCcgaaaatattttttgaaaataaaattaagttgtatatttttattataataaaaatacatttttatcattttaatagtctatatctttataatttaaaaaaaaaaaattcgttTTACTAGACCATGTTggaaatttttcattttacgGGCGGAGTCCTCTTCCGGCCCTTGGCTCTTCCATTGACCTGAAGTGATTAGAGCTGAAATGATTCAAACCTGTCGTATGGACAATAAGAGGCTAAAATCTGAATGACCCGAacaccaaaaagaaaaaagaaaagctcttTTTTGGTGTGTTTAACGTGTATATTATTGTTTCACTGTTAGGTTCAATTGGGGTCTAAACATGCAGAAAAGATCAGATAAAATCCTAGAACTGCTAGGAGGAGGGGAAGCATTAACACAAGCAAGATTAAAAGCCCTGAAAACAACAAAAGAAATCAAAGGATTTGGCAATACAACAACTCCATCTCCTCcatcatcatcaacatcatcTTCAGATTCATCAAGAGCTTCCACTTCATCATTCGGCTCATTTTTCACATCAGCTTCCACACTCACTGACATAAACGATCCCTACATGGACAGTTTGGAAACCCCAATATTGGCTAAAAATGAAAGCTCTTTTGatgaggagaaagctcttgaattcCCCTCATCAGAGGATGAAAGTTTCAAGTGCATGCACCTTTGGGATTGCCCTCCCATTCCTGAAAAAGGGTCTTTGTTAGAATCTGATGGAAGTGAAGAAAACGACACCAAATCAGAAGGTTTCATCACTGATATCTGCTCCAAACTTGGAATCAGTCCTTCAAAAACAACTGCTGCTGCTGCTCAAAAAATGGCTTTCAGGAGCTTTTCTGATGCTGGAAATGTTGCCAAAAATAAATTTGGTCGCCAGTTTTCTCTgagattttgattaatttatgtttTCCTTTTTTAAAAATGGAAAAAAGCATATGTGCTTATTTAAATTATAGTATAATTTTGTtgtatatatacataaatttGACTTGTAAGTAACAAATATACTTTATCCGTGCCTTGTACCAGTTTGCAAGGCAGGATTAATGGATTAGACTTGTATGCCTAAAGAAATAGCAAAGTTTGATAGTtccttcttttgtttttataattgTTTTCTGCGAAATcggattttttttttaagagaCGCTCTAGctgaattataaaaatttaaagtgaTTCAACCATATTtaattatgtattaatttataatttattattttgaaagaaTTAAATAGAATTCTTTTTCATATTTAGGGAGTTAAAGtgaaaatttatcaaatattatctttcaattttattattttaaagagattaaactaaaattttacattttaaggggCAAAGCTCCTAACAGCCCCTAGCTTCacttttggtatatatatacacaccaagtattatttcatcttttattttatttataagatATAAGAGTTGTCCAGAGATCAAACTTGAGATTGATATCAattcaaaactatttttttaaagtaaaaaaagTGTTGATGATAATTAGTAAAGAAAAGAGTGTCATTACACCCACCCaccgaagaaaaaaaaatgtgttgaTGATAATTAGTAAAGAAAAGAGTgtcgttgtaacaccccgaacccgagaccatcgccggtgtcggacacgaggggttaacaagccaagttcacatattttgccccccaatttgacatttccagtcaggctggaaaacagcgtcaccgtcgccttaaaaatcatatctcgagtttcaaaactcggaaactggtttcgtaaattttccctgaatttagactcatatatccatccatggatttatttctagaatttttggtcgggccaattggtacagtttattagttaaagtcacccatgttacagggatcgactgctctgacattcgcgcgttataacttaaatatctctctgtacagggctttaatactggtgccgtttgtttctaatgaaactagactcaaaatggaatctgtacatataaggcatgactcctaattctttctggataatttatagtaaatttttaaagttgcgacaggggacccagaaaccgttctggccctgtctcacaatagctttaatatctcttaacatgtaactcctatgaccatttcgtttcttccatatgaaaatagactcatcaaggttcatttacatagcttattcactatttaataccattcctacaaattttggtgatttttcacattcacgtcactgcagctggcagcatctgttttaaggtaggtcttacctattttgtagtctccatgaaccaactagtcttgccatacataggttcatatatgatcattttaaccataccaatggctgatcatgtgaccaacattcccatctccaatccataatcacatcatgacaccatatatatatatacaaaccgcaaatagtctaagttagtacttcacttttacgagccattttcgcatggccgtacacatatacatcacagcatatttaaaccaacaagggtagtcctatacatgccatttcaaagttcaaccaaaatttataccaaaatagaggcgttgatagtgtggatgacttgactttaatgatcccgaatccgattgctatcggcgtaatctataaaacagagagccaaagcaacgggtaagcattttatgcttagcaagtctcaaggaataaaatcagctttaatttaagcaatacattcacataaccaaatgcatcatttcattaatacacattctcataatcattcttacttcacacttcatcattatatactttcacaaagtatcaaccattccaatagctgaaattagttagtcgattgagcgaatgttgctcaaatatgtcgactttccaatgcacatataaacgtaccttattctttgggcttttcgagcgtactaattgaatttattacagcaaccaacactcacctccagcccaagcttcttgaatacaaccggatataaccacgtgcacgaatgccttcggttttagccggatagaatgactcgcacgaatgccttggtcttagccggatgtagccactagcacaattgccttcggtcttaaccggatataatttccagcataattgtctttggggcttagcccggtatcattcaatttctcatgcacatacatcaataatcattggacatacatatttcattttcgttactaaggctcaaacacaattataatcactagcataatcgcccgggacttagcccggtatcattcgaatactcatacacacataaatcaataatcaatacatccatatttcattccacataattcaattaaggtcacttcttgaggacttacctcggatgttgtcgaacggcttttacggctattcgatcactttttccttcccttgtccaattgtggccctctaagctcttgagctaattcaaacaaattcaatttattaaaacctcattgtgctagcttatggccgaatatgacaaggagtttaaatggtcaaatggccaccctttagcttgaatacacaatggtcatgcacattttatactacatcaagcaattcaatacaattcattcgggctacctaaggccgaatatacatgtccatgttgaggccaattatgcacttaataccacacaaaaacagcatgcattttactagttaatgctttgcatgttgtagctcaaaacttataatatagcatcaagcactcatatgtgtgctaggccgaatgtgcttgcaatttcacaagcattcttcaacatcttcttctttaaacaaacatattcatcacttacttcatagccaaaacatcatgtgcaaacatatatatacatatatgagcatggcgaatttcaaggtgtccatagctatctaaaacacaaattttaactaacatgcaagaagcatgaaccatgctcatgaatgcatcatggcgaatacatcataatcatgcccttttatcttcaatcatggttaaacaaaagaaaactcaaagtcttactcaagatggctacaaagaaatttcaggagtagacaatccatcattgcatgcatcatcatcaag
The Gossypium arboreum isolate Shixiya-1 chromosome 10, ASM2569848v2, whole genome shotgun sequence genome window above contains:
- the LOC108455209 gene encoding epsin-3, with amino-acid sequence MGTLLLNKIKKQASCFLQEKYRNARIAFSDVTAAELLAEEATNNDPWGPDARTMTKISEASFNMNDYWRIVYVLHKRLDHIDWKHWRQSYKTLTLLEFLLTHGPTTIAEEFLCDTGVIEELGTFTHVDENGFNWGLNMQKRSDKILELLGGGEALTQARLKALKTTKEIKGFGNTTTPSPPSSSTSSSDSSRASTSSFGSFFTSASTLTDINDPYMDSLETPILAKNESSFDEEKALEFPSSEDESFKCMHLWDCPPIPEKGSLLESDGSEENDTKSEGFITDICSKLGISPSKTTAAAAQKMAFRSFSDAGNVAKNKFGRQFSLRF